TCAGGCCGACAGGCGGGCGCGGCCCTTGGCACGACGGGTCGAGATGATGGCGCGGCCGGCCCGGGTGCGCATGCGCAGCCGGAAGCCGTGGGTCTTCGCGCGC
This DNA window, taken from Micromonospora sp. FIMYZ51, encodes the following:
- the rpmH gene encoding 50S ribosomal protein L34 — encoded protein: MSKRTYQPNNRRRAKTHGFRLRMRTRAGRAIISTRRAKGRARLSA